TTGCCCAGGTGGCGACGTTCCGCTATCCTCCCGGCCACATTGCCTGGCACAAGCACGAGGTCTTTCGATGAGCATACCTGCAGAAGACACTGTCGCGGTCGAATGCCCGCACTGCCACGTGACCCTCGGGGTCAACCGGCAGTATCTGGGCCAGACCATCCAGTGTGGCAGGTGCCGACAGCAGTTGACCGTACCCGCCCAGCCAAACACCGCAGGCGGCACCATCTTCGGCCGCGTATCGCCCGGCGCACCGCCGCGGACGCCCCAGGCCAGTGAATCCGTGGACATCGAGAGCTTGCGGACCGCCGGCGAATCGGCCCTGCGGGTGGTATGCCTGGTGGTCAGCATTCTCCTCACCCTGCTTCTGCTTCTATCGTGCTTCGGCATTTTCTACCTTGCTGGTTTCATGCTAACCAGCTGGATCAGCCTGGCGTTCATGATGGCTCATATCAAGGCTCGCGCCATCCAGGTCACACCGGCCCAGCTTCCCGAGATCCACGAGTCGGCATGCCGAGTCTGCGCGAAGCTTGGTCTCCAGATGCCACCCGACGTCTACGTTGTCCAGGAGCAGGGCTGGCTTAATGCCTTCGCCACCCGGTTTGCGTCGCGCGACTATGTCGTCCTCTACGCCGAACTGGTTGAGGCCTGCGGCTCCAACACCAGGGAACTGGACATGATCGTCGCCCACGAGATTGGCCACCTGGCCTTGGGGCACATCACCTGGGGATGGCTGCTCTTCCCGGCCCTGTTCATCCCATTCCTCGCCCAAGCTTACTCGCGGGCCTGCGAGTACAGCGCGGATCTCTGCGGCCAGGCCGGTTGCGGGGATTCCGCCGCGGCCGCGCGGGGGCTGCTCATTCTCGCAGCCGGCGGGCGCTGCGCCCGAATGGCCAGTATGGCGACCTTTTTGCGGCAAGGCCAGGAGGTCGGTGGCTTCTGGCAAACCGTGATCCAATGGCTATCGACGCACCCCTGGCTGACGCATCGTGTTCAAGCCCTGCACCGAGCCGACCCGATCACGAGCGGCAGTTGACTATCACCTGACGAGTTGCCCGGGAGGACAATCCGTATGAGCGAGAACCCAGGACAGCTTCATCCGATGCCGACCGGCGACATGATCGCCGAGACGAGACATCCTCGCGAACGAGTACTCTTTGCGTTCTGTCTCTTGTTCTCCCTGTTGGCTTGGGTCGCGATCGGCATCGTGGTGGTCCCCGAGCTGCTCGAGGATGCGGAAGGACTGCTCGTCGCGGTCGTGCTGATCGGGGTGATCGGGCTGGTCAGCCTTTTCGTTCGTGCCGCGTTCGTAGCCCACGTTCGCGGCAACGGACTCCGCGTCAGCGGCGAGCAGCTTCCCCACATTGCTGCGGCCGTGGAGCGGGCGGCGGCCGCGCTCGGCGTCCCCGCGCCGGAGACGTATGTCGTCCAGTATGGCGGTGTTCGCGAAGCGGCAACCAGGATCTTTCTCGGCTCCAGAATCCTGGCCCTGTCCAGCGACCTGGTCGAGGATCAGGGCGAGGGTCCCGAACTCGACATGGTCATCGGACGCGAGGTTGCCCATTTCCGCTACCACCATCTGAGGTGGGGACTGATCCTGCTCCCGTCGATGATTTTGCCGCTCCTCTATCCGGCGTGGCGACGATCGACGGAGTACACCGCCGACCGCTGCGGGCTTCGCGTCTGCGGCGACCCAGTCGCGGCCGAGCGAGCCATCTACATCACCGCGGCCGGCAGCGAACTCGGCCGGCGAATCGCACCTGGCGCTTATCACGAACAGGTCCGCTTGACTGGCGGGTTCTTCCTGACCCTCGCTTCGCTGCTCAGTCCCGAACCGAACACGGTCTGGCGGGTCTCCCGGCTGCTCCAGGCCCTCCCCGAACACGCGGGCACCGCCCCGGCACCCAGGAGGAGCGTTATCGCGACCTTCCTCTCCGCCTTCATCCCCGGAAGCTCGTTGCTTCGCGGATCCTCCGGTGCCGGAGCCAACCTGCTGATCGCCGTCGCGCTCATTGCGCTACTCATCTCCTTCATGCTCCCCTCCCTGGCCCGGGCCCGCGAGCTGGCCAAACGCAGCGTCTGCGCGACGCGCATGAGCACCATCGGTGTCGCCCTCGCACAGTATGCCTCGGAACACAACGGACGACTGCCCGCCGACCTCGCCGGTCATCTGCTCCGCGCCGGTATCCCGGCAGACACCTTGTGCTGCCCGAGCGGCACAGGCCCTAACTACCTGGTTGCCCGGCCACCTCCAGGGGGATACACGGCCGCCACGCCGGCAGTCTTCGAGCCGCTCGACAACCATGGCCAAGAAGGAGGGTTCGTACTCTTCGGTAACGGCACTGTGGAATTCCTCCTGAAGGCCGAGTTCGAACGGGTAACGGAACCGTACCTGGAGGATGCGACGCCGATCGAACCTTGACTCTCCCCCCGGCCGGAATCACGCTGTTTGGGTCACTCTCGTCGATGCAGCCATCCCGATCCGAGCGATCAGAGGGTTACCGTCGTGAAGCAGGCTGGTCCCAACACCCGCCCACCCTCTGGTTGCGACGTCTACCTGGGATTAGCCAGCATCGTGTCCAGGATCTTGGGGATATTGCTTTCCATTCGTTGGATCACCGAGGGATGCGTTCGAGGCAGCGCTGCGATGGCCGTCCTGAAGCCGGCAGCCCGATCACCCAAGGCATCGATCGCGTTCAGTGCCGGGAGTGAAACATAGATCCCGTTTCTGGAAACGTCCGCTCGATCAATCAGGAGGGCCAGGATTGCCGGGAAGTCGGCTGCCGCCCCAAACCGGGCCAAAGCCTCGGCCGCCACGATCTGCACATGGGGCGATGCATCCTTCAAGGCCTGCCTGAGCGCCGGCTCAGCAGCTTCAACCGACGTTCTGCCGCGCATCAGGATGCCCATCGCCGCCCAGTATCGGACGGCGCTGTCCGCATCCTCAACGAGCGCCGATCTCAGTGCAGTCTCGGACTCGATTTCGAGCGATGACGCCTGCTCCGCCGCGGTCAGGATCCTGGCCATCGGGTACTTGCGTTCGTCGCGCCCGACGTCATACGGCGTGGAGCCCTGCGAGCGGCGATGGATCTCTCCCTCGGGCAGGAAACCCAGATCGCGATCCTTCAAGAGCCGTTCGCGCAGCACGGTGCGCATTCGTCGCAGTATGTCCTGGTGCGCCGGCGAGTCGGCCAGGTT
The window above is part of the Phycisphaerae bacterium genome. Proteins encoded here:
- a CDS encoding M48 family metalloprotease — protein: MSENPGQLHPMPTGDMIAETRHPRERVLFAFCLLFSLLAWVAIGIVVVPELLEDAEGLLVAVVLIGVIGLVSLFVRAAFVAHVRGNGLRVSGEQLPHIAAAVERAAAALGVPAPETYVVQYGGVREAATRIFLGSRILALSSDLVEDQGEGPELDMVIGREVAHFRYHHLRWGLILLPSMILPLLYPAWRRSTEYTADRCGLRVCGDPVAAERAIYITAAGSELGRRIAPGAYHEQVRLTGGFFLTLASLLSPEPNTVWRVSRLLQALPEHAGTAPAPRRSVIATFLSAFIPGSSLLRGSSGAGANLLIAVALIALLISFMLPSLARARELAKRSVCATRMSTIGVALAQYASEHNGRLPADLAGHLLRAGIPADTLCCPSGTGPNYLVARPPPGGYTAATPAVFEPLDNHGQEGGFVLFGNGTVEFLLKAEFERVTEPYLEDATPIEP
- a CDS encoding M48 family metallopeptidase — translated: MSIPAEDTVAVECPHCHVTLGVNRQYLGQTIQCGRCRQQLTVPAQPNTAGGTIFGRVSPGAPPRTPQASESVDIESLRTAGESALRVVCLVVSILLTLLLLLSCFGIFYLAGFMLTSWISLAFMMAHIKARAIQVTPAQLPEIHESACRVCAKLGLQMPPDVYVVQEQGWLNAFATRFASRDYVVLYAELVEACGSNTRELDMIVAHEIGHLALGHITWGWLLFPALFIPFLAQAYSRACEYSADLCGQAGCGDSAAAARGLLILAAGGRCARMASMATFLRQGQEVGGFWQTVIQWLSTHPWLTHRVQALHRADPITSGS